The region CAAATATTTTCTTTCCGTCTGTAGCAGATCATGATGATGATTTCTTTGATAAAGCGGTTGAAGGTGCTGTTTTATTCGCTTTAAACCAAGGAGAAATCTGTACATGCCCTTCCAGATTATTAATTCACGAAGATATTTACGACAAGTTTATTGCGAAAGTAATTGAAAGAACGGAAGCGATTGTAGCAGGAAATCCGTTGGATAAATCGACTATGATTGGTGCTCAGACTTCAATTGTTCAGAAAGAAAAAATAATGTCTTATATCAAATTAGGTAAAGAAGAAGGAGCAGAAGTTTTAACCGGAGGTGATGAAAATAAATTAGGAGGAGAATTGGAAGGTGGCTATTACATTAAACCAACTTTATTTAAAGGTCACAACAAAATGAGAATCTTTCAGGAAGAGATTTTCGGACCTGTTTTGGCGGTAACGACTTTTAAGACTACGGAAGAAGCCATTGAAATCGCAAACGATACCATGTATGGTTTAGGAGCAGGAGTCTGGACTCGTGATGCGCATGAAATTTATCAGGTTCCAAGAGCGATTCAGTCTGGTCGTGTCTGGATTAATCAATACCATTCTTATCCTGCGGGTGCTCCATTTGGCGGATACAAACAATCCGGAATAGGTCGTGAAAACCACAAAATGATGTTGAGTCAATACCGTCAAACCAAAAACATGCTGATTTCTTATGACAAAAAGAAATTAGGTTTCTTCTAAAGAAAGAACAGGACTATCCATTCCTTGTGCTAATTTTTAAAAGGGCACACGGATGATACTGATTCGCTAAAGCGAAGGCAGGGATTGAGACGGATTTTATATTAATCTGAATAAAATCCGTTTTATCAGCGTCATTTAATTATTAGTTCGTTTGGTAGATAGTTCATAAAAAAGAATATAAACCTGAGAATAGAATTTCGATAGATTTTCTATTCTCGTAAACCATAGAATTATGCTTCCAAAAACAATGAAAGCCGCAGTCGTCAGAGAATTTGGATCTCTTTTAAAAATTGAAGAGGTCGAAGTAAAACGCCCAGGCAGAAATGAAATTCTAGTAAAAGTAATTGCAAGCGGTGTATGCCATACCGATTTACATGCTGTAGATGGAGACTGGCCGGTTAAACCTAAAATGCCTTTAATTCCGGGGCACGAAGCTGTTGGTTATGTTGCCGCGGTGGGACAGGATGTTAAAAACGTAAAAGAAGGCGATGCCGTTGGTGTGCCTTGGCTGTATAGCGCTTGTGGTGGCTGTGATCATTGCATTACAGGCTGGGAAACATTATGCGAAAGTCAGCAGAATGGGGGGTACAGTGTTGATGGCGGATTTGCAGAATTTGTTATTGCAGATGCCAGATATGTTGGAATTTTACCTTCGAATGTAAACTTTATCGAAATGGCTCCGATTTTGTGTGCTGGTGTTACTGTTTACAAAGGATTAAAAGAAACGGAGGTTAAACCTGGCGAATGGGTGGCGATTTCTGGAATTGGAGGCTTAGGTCACGTTGCTGTTCAATATGCGAAAGCGATGGGAATGAATGTGGCTGCAATTGATATTGGAGATGATAAATTGGAACTGGCAAAAAAACTAGGTGCCGATTTGGTTGTGAATGCGAAAAATCAAAATCCTGGAGAATTCTTAAAGAAAGAAGTTGGTGGAATGCATGGGGCGTTGATTACCGCAGTTTCTCCAATTGCTTTCAAACAAGGGCTTGAAACATTGAGAAGAAAAGGTACAATGGCATTAAACGGACTTCCTCCAGGCAATTTTGATTTGTCTATTTTCGATACGGTTTTGAATAGAATTACGATTAGAGGTTCAATTGTTGGAACCCGAAAAGACATGAAAGAAGCAATCGAATTTGCAGCGGATGGAAAAGTTAAAGCAACCGTAACAACTTCTAAATTGGAAGATGTAAACACCGTTTTTGATAAAATGAAAAAAGGACAGATTGAAGGAAGAATTGTCCTGGATATCGCAAGTTCTTAAATAGTTGGTTATGTTAAGAGGCTGTTCAATAGTTTTGGACAGCCTTTTCTGATTAAGAAAGATTCGCTTCGGAGAAGCGAAATATTTATAGAAATAGTTTTTAGTATTGATGGTAAAGCTCCAGAGGAGCGACATTTTTTTACAATGCTATTATATTTCGCTCCTCCGGAGCTCCTTTACATAATGTGTTATTGAATTTCTATAAATATCTTGCCTCTCTGAGGCTTGATAAAAAAGCTGAAATATAAATGAAATAAAAGCTGTTTAATCTATTAGCGGGCAGTTTTATTAAATTAAAAAAATTATGATTAAACGTATTGATGCCACAGAAAAAGCAGTTGAACTAATCAATATCCTAAAAGAAAAACACGGAGATTTGATGTTTTATCAGGCAGGAGGATGTTGTGAAGGCACGCAGCCACAATGTTTTGAAAAAGGAGGTTATTATCAGCGTACCGGAGACGTTTGTATTGGTACTGTTGAAGACGTAGAATTTTGGGTAGACAAAGATTTATTCGAATACTGGAAACATGCTCATTTTACTTTGACCGTAATTGATGCATTTGGAGTAGGAGGTTTTTCTCTAGAAACCCCACTAAAAAAGACGTTCCAAATAGAATACAGAATTTTTACTCCCGAAGAAGAAAAAGATTTAGAACCTGTTACTAGGATTGAGTAGAAGTTTTTTGTTTCAAGTTTCAAGTTTTACAAAAACTTAGAAACTTAGCGTCTCAGTATCTTAGTTCCTTAAAAAAACTTTGCGCCTTTGCATCTTTGTCACTTTGTACCTAATTTATAAAAAGTAACTGATACTGTTTTGGTGTAATTCCTTCGTATTTTTTAAATAATCGGATGAAATAATTAGCGTCTTCAAAACCTGCCAGATAACAGACTTCATTAATTTGAAGCGTTGGGTTCTTCAATAAATTTTTAGCACATTTAATTTTTTCATTTAAAATATACTCAATTGGACTCATTCCGAGTTCACGTTTAAAGAAACGATAAAAAGAAGTAGTGCTCATACAGGCTTTTTCGCTAAGCGATTTCAAACTCATATTTTCTTTCAAATTCTGTTTGATGTATTCTGTAACTTCTGTTATTGGATTATTGATTTCATGAAATTTTCCTTCATCTAAAGATTTTACGGTTTGTGTCTGAATAATTCTGATCAGTAATTCTTTTAATGTTAAATCGGCTAAAATATCTTTAGTAATCGAAGTACTCATACATTCTTTGATGAGTTTATTGATGGTTGCCGCCATTTCAACATTATTGTAAAAGAAATAATTCTGGTAGTTTAACTGCCAAAACATATTGTTTCCTTCTTTCGGATATTGTTCGTTTAAGAAGTTTAGAATTTCAGCAATTTTATCCTGATCAATAGCCAATGCCAGACATTGGGTTGGATTATTTTTAGAAGCTTCCGGAAAATCAATTTTCATTTCTACATTCGAAGGAACAATTACAGTTTCTCCAGGCAGATATTCAAATTCAGGATCGTCAAAAAGATGCATAACTTTCTTTCCGCGAAGCATGCTGGTCACAACCAAATCATTAAATTTTAACGGAACCATTTTAGTCGATTCGTAGGTTTCAAACAAATTCAGTTCACAATGATTAAGATTGTAAATTGTTCTGTTCTCCACAAGAGTCTTCAATGATTTTTCTTGTGATAATTGAAGAGGATTAACTAGAAAACGTTGGTTGTTCATTGAAATTTAAGTTTTGGTGAAGACTCTAAATTTAATGAAAAATAGAATATAAAATGGCAGATTTAACGTTTTATTAAATCAATTCTTCTACATGTTTTTTGATGTTTTCTGAGATTTTTTTAGTTGGTAAATCATTTTCATCGTCACCAAAAGGATCTTCAATTTCTTCAGCAATCAACTCTAAACTCGCCAATACATAAAATATAAAAACAACAACTGGAGCAACTAGATAACCTAAGCTAACAGAGTAACCAAACGGCAGTGTCATGGTATAAAAGAAAATGAATTTTTTTATAAAGGCACTGTAAGAGTAGGGAATAGGTGTGTTTTTGATACGTTCACAAGCGCCACAGATATCGGTAAAAGCAACCAATTCATCATTCAAGGTAATTAGTTGATCGCCAGAAATTTTCCCTGCATCATACAAATCATTAATTTTATGATACATGATTCTTTTTAACTGATTTGGCTTGTGTTTGTGCTGGTCGATTTCTAACTCTACATCTTCAAAGAGTTGTTTACTGGTATCTTCATCTTTTAAATGTTTGTGTAAAATGTCAGCGTACATCGGAATGTATTTTCTGAAAAACTTTTGGTCATTTTCGTCTTTTAAAATTGCCGAAAGTTTTATGGCAAAATTACGACTGTTGTTTACCAGTCCGCCCCAAAGTTTACGGCCTTCCCACCAACGGTCATAAGCAGTATTGGTTCTAAAAACAAGTAAAAGGGAAATTACAAAACCAAGCATTCCATGCATAATAGGAAGACTATGGATATAATCATTTTTAGTAACTTTAAAATAATGAAGTTCCAGATAACATACAATTGCAGAATAAATCCCAATAGCAATCATAATTGGGAACAGTTTACGAACTGTATCTGACTTATGAAAATGAAAAATAAAAGTAAACCAGTCTTTGGTATTGTAGGTAATCATTTAAGTTTGTTTTGAAACAAATTTAGCTTAAAAAATAGCTCATTTGTATAAAAAGGAAAAAATATTTTAACTCAAAACAGTATAGTTTTGGATGAAATTTAGAGCCGTGTAATTTACTTATATGTATAAAAAAAAATCTGCTAATCTGCTAAATCTGCGAGAGTAAATTTAGCTCGCAGATTTAGCAGATTAGCAGATACTATATTTTTAAGAAAAACTAGAAACTCATATTTCCTGCTAGTTCTTTTAGTGCAATTTCAGATAACTTAGCCTCATATTGAGCATTACTGTAACGCACTTTAGCATTAACATAATTAAGCTGCGCTGTTCTAAAATCCAGAGTTGTAATGGTTCCGATTCTGAATTTATCCAGTGTGATATCTAAATTTTGCTTGGCAATTGCTTCGTTATCTTCTTCCAGATCAATTAATTCCAGATTGGTTAAATAAGTTTGGAAAGCAGTACTTAATTGTGTGTTCAAAATCATGTTTTGCTGTTCTATTGCAATCTGCGAATTTTCGATCTGCATTTTGGCTACTTTTTCATTTCTGTGCTGATTAAAACCATCAAAAATATTCATGGAAGCATTAAATCCGTAGTTTAAACCTCTGGATGAAGTTTCACTGGTAAAACCTAAACTAGATTGACTTTCAGCAAAATTGTAACCAGTGGTTAGTCTTAACGTCGGATAACGATCCGCTTTTACTTGTTTTAGTTGCAGTTCGGCTATACGTTTATTAATAATTTGCGATTCAAGCGCAGGATTTTGTTTTTGGGCTAATTCCATTAAATCTGCTAAAACCAGTTTATTGTCAACATTCACCTCATCAGTAACTTTGAAATCAATTTTTGGATCACGGGCTAAATATTGGTTTAATAGAATTTTTGCATTCGCATAAGATTCTTTTTGTCTCAGTAATGCAACCTGATCCGAATTTAAATCAACTTGTGCATTTAAAACTTCTAATTTTGAGGCTTTTCCGATACTGAATCTGTTTTTAGCCAAAGTTAATCTCTGATTAGAAATCACAATTGTAGTGTCTAAAGCCGCTAATTGATGTTGTTGTTGTACCAGATCATAATAGGCCGAATTTACCTGTCCTATTTTAACTAAAATAGTTCTTTTAAGTTCGGAGTCTCCTAATTTTTGAAGCTCTTTCAGCTGATCTAACCGCGCAAACATTTTCATACCGTCAAAAACGGTCCAGCCTAAACTAACGCCATAATTTAAACTGTTGTTTTTAGCATTGTTTAATGTAGTTGATGTACCATCCTGACGAACTTGTGTTGAATTCGTAAGGTTGTTATTATCAGTAATATTTGCTGTAGCTGTTGGCAACATTCCGGCATTTCCTATTGTAACGTTTGTTTCGCTTATTTTAGAATTATTTTTTGCGATTTTAATTTCAAAATTATTCTCCAAAGCTATTGTCATAGCTTGTTCAATAGTCAGAACTTCCTGTGCATTCGTTTTAACAATGCAGGTAAAGAGAATTATTAAGGTATAGTATATGTTTTTGATATTCATTTTTATTTTCTTTTGCCAAAGCATCACGAATTTAGAAAAAACAAAACTCGTGATTTTTTGGTTTCTATTTTATACTTTCTCTTTCGTATTCTTCGATACGGTCAAATTCAGGATAGTGTTTTCTGGCTTTCGACCACATTAAATAGATGGCAGGAATTACGAAAAGCGTTAAGGCTAACGAAAAGATTGTTCCCCCAACAATTACAACTCCCATACCAATTCTACTGGTTGACGCGGCTCCAAGTGACATTGCGATAGGAAGTGCTCCCAAAGCAATTGCTAAACTGGTCATTAAAATTGGACGTAAACGTGCTTCTGAAGCTTCTAAAATAGCTTCTAATTTCGGTTTTCCCTGTTCGCGTAACTGATTGGCAAATTCGACAATCAAAATACCATTTTTAGTCACCAGACCAATCAACATTACTGTACCAATCTGGCTGAAAATATTCCAGGTTTGGTTGAATAACCACAATGAGAATAATGCTCCTGCAACCGCCATTGGAACAGTAAGGATAATAATAAAAGGATCAATAAAACTTTCAAATTGCGCAGCAAGAATCAGAAATATTAATAACAGAGCTAATCCAAAGGCAAAAGAAGTATTCGAGCTACTTTCTACGAAATCTCGAGATTCCCCGGCTAAATCGGTTGTGAAACTTTCGTCTAAAACTTTAGCTTTAATTCGGTCCATTTCTTTAATTCCGTCTCCCATACTTTTTCCTGGGGCTAAACCAGCGGCAACAGTTGCCGACATATAACGATTGTTATGATACAATTGTGGCGGATTACTTTGTTCATAAACCTTTACAACGTTATCCATTTGAATCAATTCGCCATTTTTATTTTTTACAAACATCGAAGTTAAGTCCAAAGGCTTAGATCTGTCCTTTTGGTCAAATTGTCCAATTACCTGATATTGTTTTCCATTTTTAATGAAATAGCCAAAACGTTGTCCACTCAAAGAAAGCTGTAAAGTTTGCGCAATATCCAAAATAGAGATTCCTAAACTTTCTGCTTTTGCACGGTCAATTGTTACGTTGACCTCCGGTTTATTGAATTTTAAATTGACATCGGTAGTAGAAAAAACGTCACTTTTAGTTACTTCATTCATAAAAAGCGGAATTTTTTCTCTTAATTTATCAAAGTTTGGAGCCTGAATAATGTACTGAATCGGCAAACCTCCACGCCTGTTTACTGCAATTGTAGGCTGCTGAATTACAGATATTTTAGCATCTGGATATTTTTTTGTCCATTTGTTTAGTTTATCGGCAATATCTTTTTGAGATCTGTGTCTTTCTTCAGGTTCTGTGAGTGAAAGTCTTACGAAACCTGAGTTAGTTGCGGAACCTCCGGAACCTCCGGCAGTAATAACTAAACTTACTTTTTTTTCTGGAATAGAATCATCAACCAATTTTGATATTTCCTGCATGAAGCGGTAGGTATAATCGTAGGAAGAGCCTTCAGGTGTAGTCATACGCATTGTTACAGAGCTTCTGTCGTCATAAGGAGCAGTTTCTTTCGGAAGGATCGTAAAAAACAAATAAATGATTCCAAAACAAGCAATTAGAATAGGGAAGCTTATCCATTTTTTTGCCATAAATTTTGACAAAGCTTCAGCATAATTGCTATTCATTTTTTCAAAGAAAGGTTCAGTTTTAATGTAGAATTTCGATTTCTTTTGCTCTCCGCCTTTCATCAAATAGGCATTTAGCATAGGTGTTAATGTCAATGAAACAAAGGCAGAAATTAATACCGCAGCTCCAATGACGACTCCAAATTCTCTAAATAATCTTCCGACAAATCCTTCTAAGAAAATCACAGGTAAAAATACCGCTGCAAGAGTAACTGAAATCGAAATTACGGCATAAAAAATTTCGTTAGAACCTTTAATCGCGGCTTCAATAGGCGACATTCCTTCTTCTACTTTTTTGAAAATATTTTCAGTCACCACGATTCCGTCATCTACCACCAGACCTGTTGCGAGAACAATAGCTAAAAGTGTCAATACATTAATTGAAAATCCGAAAAGCCACATAATAAAGAATGTAGCAATCAACGAAACAGGAATATCAATTAAAGGTCTGAAAGCAATTGCCCAGTCTCTAAAAAATAAATAAATAATAATAATTACCAATATGATTGAAATTCCTAAAGTTTCGGCAACTTCTAAAACAGATTTTTTAACAAATCTTGTATTATCAAGAGCAATGTTAAGTTTGATATCTTTAGGTAAATCTTTTTTTAAAGCGTCGAATTTTTTGTAAAATTCTGTTGAAATATCTAAGTAATTTGCTCCGGGCATTGGCACAATTGCCATACCAATCATTGGAAGTCCAGAAGACATTAAGGAGGTCTCTATGTTTTCCGGTCCTAATTCGGCACCTCCAATATCACTTAAGCGAACAATTTTATCACCATCTGTACGAATGATAATATTGTTGAATTCTTCCGGTTTAGAGAGGTTTCCAACTGTTTTTACGGTTAATTCGGTATTGTTTCCGGTTAATTTTCCTGAAGGCAATTCTACGTTTTGTGCATTTAATGCTGAACGAACTTCAGCAACCGTACAGCCGTAAGCAGCTAATTTTGCAGGATCGATCCATAAGCGCATGGCGTAACGTTTTTGTCCCCAAATTTGTACGCCGCTCACACCAGGAATAGTTTCTAAGCGTTGAGAAATAACATTTTCGGCGTAATCGCTAAGTTCTAAAGAACTTCTGCTGTCACTTTGAACGGTCATAGAAATAATTGATTCACTGTCTGCATCTGCTTTAGATACGACAGGTGGAGCATCTATGTCCTGAGGAAGATTTCTAATTGCCTGCGAAACCTTATCACGAACATCGTTGGCAGCTTCTTCTAAATCTTTATCTAAATTAAATTCGATTGTAATTGTACTGCTTCCCTGGTTGCTGGAAGATGTAATATTTCTAATTCCGTCAATTGCATTTACAGCTTTTTCAAGAGGTTCAGTAATTTGTGATTCGATAATGTCTGAGTTCGCACCTGTATAATTGGTACGAATCGATACCTGTGCCGGATCGATAGAAGGGAATTCTCTAACGCCCAAAAAAGTATAACCAATAAAACCGAATAGAATAATTAGTAAATTCAGTACAATGGTTAAAACGGGTCTTCTTATACTTGTAGTTGATAAACTCATGTTTGATTTTAGATTTTAGAGTTCAGATTTTAGATTTTAGATTTAATGAGATTTAAAACTCTTAACTCATAATCTGTAACTCATAACTCATAATTATTTTACTTTAACTTTAATTGGCGCTTCATTTTTTAATGACATCACACCGCTTGTAATTAAAGTATCTCCGGCTTTTAATCCTGATAAAATTAAGATAGAAGAATCTGTTCTTGTTGTTGCATCAACCATTACTTCTTTGGCTTGACCATTATTAGCAATAAAAACTTTTTTACCATCCTGAATTGGAATAATAGCCTGAGATGGGACTACAATTGCATCTTTAATAATGTTTAAAGGTAATTTAATGTCAGCAAAAGTTCCAGGGAAAAGTTTTCCGTCT is a window of Flavobacterium crocinum DNA encoding:
- the adhP gene encoding alcohol dehydrogenase AdhP, with translation MKAAVVREFGSLLKIEEVEVKRPGRNEILVKVIASGVCHTDLHAVDGDWPVKPKMPLIPGHEAVGYVAAVGQDVKNVKEGDAVGVPWLYSACGGCDHCITGWETLCESQQNGGYSVDGGFAEFVIADARYVGILPSNVNFIEMAPILCAGVTVYKGLKETEVKPGEWVAISGIGGLGHVAVQYAKAMGMNVAAIDIGDDKLELAKKLGADLVVNAKNQNPGEFLKKEVGGMHGALITAVSPIAFKQGLETLRRKGTMALNGLPPGNFDLSIFDTVLNRITIRGSIVGTRKDMKEAIEFAADGKVKATVTTSKLEDVNTVFDKMKKGQIEGRIVLDIASS
- a CDS encoding DUF779 domain-containing protein; the protein is MIKRIDATEKAVELINILKEKHGDLMFYQAGGCCEGTQPQCFEKGGYYQRTGDVCIGTVEDVEFWVDKDLFEYWKHAHFTLTVIDAFGVGGFSLETPLKKTFQIEYRIFTPEEEKDLEPVTRIE
- a CDS encoding AraC family transcriptional regulator, producing the protein MNNQRFLVNPLQLSQEKSLKTLVENRTIYNLNHCELNLFETYESTKMVPLKFNDLVVTSMLRGKKVMHLFDDPEFEYLPGETVIVPSNVEMKIDFPEASKNNPTQCLALAIDQDKIAEILNFLNEQYPKEGNNMFWQLNYQNYFFYNNVEMAATINKLIKECMSTSITKDILADLTLKELLIRIIQTQTVKSLDEGKFHEINNPITEVTEYIKQNLKENMSLKSLSEKACMSTTSFYRFFKRELGMSPIEYILNEKIKCAKNLLKNPTLQINEVCYLAGFEDANYFIRLFKKYEGITPKQYQLLFIN
- a CDS encoding bestrophin family protein — protein: MITYNTKDWFTFIFHFHKSDTVRKLFPIMIAIGIYSAIVCYLELHYFKVTKNDYIHSLPIMHGMLGFVISLLLVFRTNTAYDRWWEGRKLWGGLVNNSRNFAIKLSAILKDENDQKFFRKYIPMYADILHKHLKDEDTSKQLFEDVELEIDQHKHKPNQLKRIMYHKINDLYDAGKISGDQLITLNDELVAFTDICGACERIKNTPIPYSYSAFIKKFIFFYTMTLPFGYSVSLGYLVAPVVVFIFYVLASLELIAEEIEDPFGDDENDLPTKKISENIKKHVEELI
- a CDS encoding TolC family protein, with protein sequence MNIKNIYYTLIILFTCIVKTNAQEVLTIEQAMTIALENNFEIKIAKNNSKISETNVTIGNAGMLPTATANITDNNNLTNSTQVRQDGTSTTLNNAKNNSLNYGVSLGWTVFDGMKMFARLDQLKELQKLGDSELKRTILVKIGQVNSAYYDLVQQQHQLAALDTTIVISNQRLTLAKNRFSIGKASKLEVLNAQVDLNSDQVALLRQKESYANAKILLNQYLARDPKIDFKVTDEVNVDNKLVLADLMELAQKQNPALESQIINKRIAELQLKQVKADRYPTLRLTTGYNFAESQSSLGFTSETSSRGLNYGFNASMNIFDGFNQHRNEKVAKMQIENSQIAIEQQNMILNTQLSTAFQTYLTNLELIDLEEDNEAIAKQNLDITLDKFRIGTITTLDFRTAQLNYVNAKVRYSNAQYEAKLSEIALKELAGNMSF
- a CDS encoding efflux RND transporter permease subunit; this translates as MSLSTTSIRRPVLTIVLNLLIILFGFIGYTFLGVREFPSIDPAQVSIRTNYTGANSDIIESQITEPLEKAVNAIDGIRNITSSSNQGSSTITIEFNLDKDLEEAANDVRDKVSQAIRNLPQDIDAPPVVSKADADSESIISMTVQSDSRSSLELSDYAENVISQRLETIPGVSGVQIWGQKRYAMRLWIDPAKLAAYGCTVAEVRSALNAQNVELPSGKLTGNNTELTVKTVGNLSKPEEFNNIIIRTDGDKIVRLSDIGGAELGPENIETSLMSSGLPMIGMAIVPMPGANYLDISTEFYKKFDALKKDLPKDIKLNIALDNTRFVKKSVLEVAETLGISIILVIIIIYLFFRDWAIAFRPLIDIPVSLIATFFIMWLFGFSINVLTLLAIVLATGLVVDDGIVVTENIFKKVEEGMSPIEAAIKGSNEIFYAVISISVTLAAVFLPVIFLEGFVGRLFREFGVVIGAAVLISAFVSLTLTPMLNAYLMKGGEQKKSKFYIKTEPFFEKMNSNYAEALSKFMAKKWISFPILIACFGIIYLFFTILPKETAPYDDRSSVTMRMTTPEGSSYDYTYRFMQEISKLVDDSIPEKKVSLVITAGGSGGSATNSGFVRLSLTEPEERHRSQKDIADKLNKWTKKYPDAKISVIQQPTIAVNRRGGLPIQYIIQAPNFDKLREKIPLFMNEVTKSDVFSTTDVNLKFNKPEVNVTIDRAKAESLGISILDIAQTLQLSLSGQRFGYFIKNGKQYQVIGQFDQKDRSKPLDLTSMFVKNKNGELIQMDNVVKVYEQSNPPQLYHNNRYMSATVAAGLAPGKSMGDGIKEMDRIKAKVLDESFTTDLAGESRDFVESSSNTSFAFGLALLLIFLILAAQFESFIDPFIIILTVPMAVAGALFSLWLFNQTWNIFSQIGTVMLIGLVTKNGILIVEFANQLREQGKPKLEAILEASEARLRPILMTSLAIALGALPIAMSLGAASTSRIGMGVVIVGGTIFSLALTLFVIPAIYLMWSKARKHYPEFDRIEEYERESIK